Below is a window of Fibrobacter sp. UWB11 DNA.
TCAATTCCCAAAATCGGAGAAACCGCAATCGCAAACCGGTGCGAGGAGTTGCTATCGTTTTCAAAAAATGCCATCGCATTTTTATGATTCTTGTAAAAATCCTTTTGGAACGTTGTATCGCGGCGCGGATAAGTGAAGAAATGCCGCCCCTCGCCCACCGTCTGACGATGGTATTCAAAAAGCATCGGGGCGTAATCCAACCCTCGCAAGTTGCGGGTTCGCTCAGAACCGATAACCGGCGAAGAACCGATTTCGGCATAAACCATCGTTGCTAAAGCAAGACCAATTAAAAAAGCTTTCATTTCTCCCTCAAAGAACCTAGTTCCTATTCCTCGGCATCCTTGTCGATGACTTCAGCAGCAGAATCTCCGCGAAGCGCCACAAGGCGGACACCATCAAGAGTCAAGTAAGGATCGTAAGTATCGATAATCTTTGTATGCCCGACAATGGTTCTACCCCAACCACCAGTTGCAAAAACAGGAACATCTTTCTTCCCCATTTCCTGCTTAATTTTTGCAACGAGCGTTTCGAGTTCTGCCATAAATCCAAACAGTAGACCCGCTCGGATTGCATCATCCGTGTTATTTGCGATAAGATGCTTTGGCCATTCAATGCTAACCGGCAAAAGACGAGCCGCTTTTTCCGTAAGCACATCGAGGCTTGCACTGATACCCGGAATGATGATACCACCGGCAAATCCGCCATCCTTCATGACATCGAAGGTCGTGGCCGTTCCCATGTCGATGACAATAGCATCCGTCAATCCGCGTTCCTTGAGCGCAATGATATTGCAAAGACGGTCTGCACCAAGCGTGCTCGGGTTCGGGTACGCAATCGGGCAATTGAGGCAGTTTGAGGAACTCACCACTTGCACAGGGCGCTTGAGGAGGGTTTGCAAAGCCTTGACCCACGGACGTTCAAGCGAAGGGACCACAGTCGAAAGTCCCACATGCGTCACAGATTCGGGCTTGATTTTCGAAAAATGAATAAGACCACCCACGCGGTTCATCACTTCGTCCGAAGTGGTTTCCTTGCGAGTTGTAAGTCTCCAATGATCAACAACCTTGTCGCCCTTGAATATACCAAGTACCGTATGTGAGTTGCCCACATCGACAACGAACGACAAAGTATTCTTTAAATTCTTTTTCATCGCGGTAAAAGATAGTAATAATCAATTAGTTATTGGTTGATGGTTATTGGTCATTGGTTTTTATAATCGCAGCATAGCTGCCAAATTAAAAACTAATAACTAAAGACTAATGACTATTGACTAGTTTAAAAAAAGCCTGCTTCAATTCTCGTGTCGCTTTTTCCGGATCGGCGGCTTTCATAATTGCCGAAACAGCGCAAATGCCAGAAATGCCAGACCCCTTGAGGACATCAATATTATCCTTGTTCAGCCCGCCAATAGCATTAACCTTGATGGGAACAGCCTTCACAATAGCCTTGAGCGTATCTACACTCGTAAGAATCGTAACGACCTTGGTCGTTGTCGGATAAATCGCCCCCACGCCCAGGTAATCGGCTCCTTGCTCATACGCTTCAAGAGCCTGCGGAACAGTCTTCGTCGTGGCTCCAATTATTTTATCAGCACCCATCAACTGACGAGCCACAGCCACCGGCATATCCGTCTGACCGACATGCACACCTTCGGCCCCGATAGCCAAAGCAACATCAACACGGTCATCGATTATCAGCGGAATTCCATAACGCTTAGTCACCTCATGAGTCGCAGTCGCAAGTTCCATGTATTCGCGCGTCGAGCGGTTCTTTTCGCGCAATTGAATAAGCGTAGCCCCGCCTTTGCATGCAGCCTCTACAGTTGGCAAAAATTTTTCAGCAGGAACACTAGTACTATCTGTAATGAAATAAAGCGTTGTATCAAGATTTTTCATGTTTTTAAAGGTAGAAAAAATACTCCGCTTTGGAATAAAGCCATTTAAAGTATGGAAAATTGTGCTTTTTCTCACGAAATTTACATTTTTCTTGCAAAAACATGTCGCAAATCTTTAAACATTTTATATCTTTGAGAAAAAGGCTATTGCCATAAAATATGGAGCGATATTATGAGAACTATAAATTCAAAGAGGGGTATAACCCTCATGGAGCTTATGGTGGTTCTCGCTATTATGAGCATTCTCTCCACCGTAGCTATGCCAAAGATGTTTGGTGCCGGAGAAAAGGCTCGTGAGAAAATCGACCTTATGAAGCTCTATGACCTCAGAAACGCTATCAACTTAGCGCTTATTGAGGACATGGATGCAATGACATACTACGAACCATCAGAAGCTATAAACAATCCAACGAACAAGAATACTCTAATTAATAGACTAAATGAAGGTCTTTCATCCGATCAAGGAGCAGCCCTTTTCGTAATCGAATTGCATGATAGGTATTCCATAAACATTCAGGGACGTCATGATAAAGCTAATACAAAGTACAATGTTAGCGAATTAATTGGCCAAGATGGAACTTTCTATTGGGCATTGAAAGACGCAAACTTTGACGGTGTTGCCGACATTATCGCCGACCGATATAAAAAGGGCGGAGATGCCAACGTTAAAAATGGAGGCGATACATATACATCGATTCCATGGAAAAAAGGCTCCTCCACATACTACCGAACAGCACCCAAGAGAACAATATTCCAAAGTAAGGCACTTAATGCAGGCAAGAAGGAAAACGACAACGAACGTTTCACTGTGAGCATCCGTTGGTCTGATCCAGACAATCCAGGTTTTTCTGTTGAAGTTTACATTCTTCCAAACGAAGGCAGCTGGAATACAGCTTACAGGTCGAAATATGGAACATGCTTCTCTACATACGGCCGCAAAGGTTGCGCAAAGAGCAAGTAATTTAAAATGAATTAACGAAACGCCTCGGATTTTTCCGAGGCGTTTTCTTGTAACTACGGCAAATAGCCGTAGTTTTGTATGATAGCTGCGTACCGGTAGTAACTGCGCCGAAGGCTCATTACACGTAGAGATAGTCGTTCAGCACGGGTTGCATACCTTCGCTGCTCATGTCAGCGTACATTTTGTCGATGCTGCGGCCGTCATTGATTTCGAACTGTTCATCGCCGCCTTCCCCATCGTCGTGCCCGCTGTATTTGCTTTCGTGGTCACCGATACCGGTCGAGACGCCTGCGGAAATCTTCGTGGCGGCGATTTTCACGATGCCATTGCGGAATTCCTTGCTTTCGCGGCTCGAGACTGTAATGCCCACGAACGGGAGGAAGATGCGGTAGGCGCAAAGCACCTGGCAGAGTTCCTTTTCGTGAACGTCAAGCGGGCTGATTTTTTCGTTGTTCACAATCGGACGGAGACGCGGACAGCTGAGGCTCATTTCGGCATGCGGGTACTTCTTTTGCAAGTAGTAAACGTGCAGAGCGCTGGCGAGGGCATCACGGCGGAAATCCGAAAGTCCGAGAAGCGCCGAGAATCCGCAA
It encodes the following:
- a CDS encoding type III pantothenate kinase, whose protein sequence is MKKNLKNTLSFVVDVGNSHTVLGIFKGDKVVDHWRLTTRKETTSDEVMNRVGGLIHFSKIKPESVTHVGLSTVVPSLERPWVKALQTLLKRPVQVVSSSNCLNCPIAYPNPSTLGADRLCNIIALKERGLTDAIVIDMGTATTFDVMKDGGFAGGIIIPGISASLDVLTEKAARLLPVSIEWPKHLIANNTDDAIRAGLLFGFMAELETLVAKIKQEMGKKDVPVFATGGWGRTIVGHTKIIDTYDPYLTLDGVRLVALRGDSAAEVIDKDAEE
- the thiE gene encoding thiamine phosphate synthase: MKNLDTTLYFITDSTSVPAEKFLPTVEAACKGGATLIQLREKNRSTREYMELATATHEVTKRYGIPLIIDDRVDVALAIGAEGVHVGQTDMPVAVARQLMGADKIIGATTKTVPQALEAYEQGADYLGVGAIYPTTTKVVTILTSVDTLKAIVKAVPIKVNAIGGLNKDNIDVLKGSGISGICAVSAIMKAADPEKATRELKQAFFKLVNSH
- a CDS encoding type II secretion system protein — its product is MRTINSKRGITLMELMVVLAIMSILSTVAMPKMFGAGEKAREKIDLMKLYDLRNAINLALIEDMDAMTYYEPSEAINNPTNKNTLINRLNEGLSSDQGAALFVIELHDRYSINIQGRHDKANTKYNVSELIGQDGTFYWALKDANFDGVADIIADRYKKGGDANVKNGGDTYTSIPWKKGSSTYYRTAPKRTIFQSKALNAGKKENDNERFTVSIRWSDPDNPGFSVEVYILPNEGSWNTAYRSKYGTCFSTYGRKGCAKSK